ACTGAATGCGGCCGTTTACAAGCTTTTGAAGCGCTCTCGACAGTTCTTTTTCCTCGGCCCAAACATTGACGGCGTGCGATTCGCGGAAGGTGCAAAATGGAAGTTTGAGTTTTTGAAGACCAAATTTTCCACAGTTGCGGTCGATACCTACGACCTCCGCAAAATCGCGGACAAAGAGGAGCGACTCCTCGAGGAAATCGGCGACGACAGCAACTGGCCAGCGCTTGTGTTTGTCTCGTCACCCGACCGTGCGAACAAGATTGCGAGCAAGGCCGCGGAGGGGATGGCAGTATCGGACTACGCTGATGCTTTTGCGCAGTGGCTCTCGGACAATGTTGGTGCAAATTGGTCGCTCATCGAAACGGTACGCTTCGGGTTTGGCGTTCATCATGGACGGCTGCCGCGAGCGATTGCGTCCCAGATGGTGCGGCTATTCAACAAAGGTACTTTGCCGGTTCTTTTTTGTACCTCAACCCTCATTGAGGGCGTCAATACCGCAGCGAAAACGGTCCTGATATACGACAAGAACATCAACAAAGCTCCATATGACTTCTTCACGTACTCGAACATAAGAGGTCGCGCAGGGCGTCTGGGCCAACATCATGTTGGGAAAGTCTTCTTGTTTAACGAAGCGCCGGCACGCCAAGAGATGGAGGTGTCTCCAACATTGTTCGCCGACGAAGAAGACGTTCCGCTGGACTATGTAGTGCAACTTGACGAGCCTCCAACTCAAACCACAGCCGATAGCCGAATCGTAGCCGTACGGGACTCACTTGCTCTGGACTGGCCCGACCTGCGCTTGGCAGCCTCCCTGGGACTTGATGCGGCGCAGCGACTGAAGACGAAAGTTCAGAGCGCCCTTGATGGTGGTGCTGCCATCGTATGGACTGGCGTGCCCCGTTACCCGGAAATCAAAGCTGTTGTCGAGGTAATCTGCGCCGTTCGACCAGCCAGTGAATTCGGGGCTTATACAGCGAAATCGCTGACGTACTTTATCGGTGGATTGCGGAAATCCAAGGGGATGAAGACCTTCTTAAATGAATACGATGCGAAATACACGGGGTCAGCAGAGAGCTACGATAGTGTCTTTCGTTTTCTCAGGGCATGCGAATATGGTCTACCGCAATGGTTCTCGCTTGTCGACGCTTTCGTGAAATCAGCGGGATTTCACGCGGACTACAGCCTCTTTGTGCAGGCGTTGAGCCGGTGGTTTCTTGCGGAGGAACTTAAGAACCTCGACGAGGAAGGGATACCCATTCAGATATCGGAGCGATTCCACGTCGGGGAAAGCAAGGCAGCGCTCACAGACCGCCTCGCAGGACTCGCAATGTCTGGCTCTGCGGAACTCACTCCGTTTGAACGCGACTGGATTGTTTCAGCACTGGACCTTAAAGAATCTGACCAATAGCCCGATGCCAACCGGCCGTTACAAAAGATGCCTCAATATCTGAGGATGAGTACGGTTCGCTTGCTCGAGGCAAGTCAGGACGCGTTGAGTCTTGCTCTCCAAGGGTTGGGGACGCCAAGCAGAGGGGTTCTTCGCTTTGACTCTATACACCGTATCTATGGGTCTTATCGGTGCGGTAGCAGAACAAGCTCTAAAGCCGTACTAGTTGATGACCGTGCTGGATGGCGGTGCTTCGTTCCCAGCTCTTTTGGCAGCCGGTGGTCGAGTTCGTCGTCGGTAAAGTAGAGTTCCTCTGAGTGCTTGAGCGCCTTCTGCACATCGCGATAGGCCTTGCTGTCGTCTTGGGAGCAGCCTTGTAGATGTCTTTCAGGCCACTCGTTCAGATGGTCCCGCACTACGCGAACTTCATCATACCGTGGCCATCTCTGGGCAGGCGGCTGCGGAAAGAAGACGACGAAGACGAAGCCAATGTCATTGGAGATGCAATGAACCGGGTGAACGACCTGGACGACATCGATGACGACATTCCATGGTGAGGGCCCTGTCCCTTAGATTAGGATTTGCCGTAAGTCTCGTGGGCAACTTTAGCCGTTTCAGGGCCGGCATGTGCCCGTTAAAGGGGAACTTCGAGAGACGTCGTAATTCGGAGAGGAAGGAGGAGTGGTGGTTCGCATTCGAAAAATCGAAATCAGAAATTTCCGGTCCATCCGCTCGTTAGACTGGAACCCGACGGATGGCGTCAATTGCCTCATAGGTCCGGGAGACAGCGGGAAATCAACCATTCTTGATGCAATCGACTTTTGTCTTGGGGCGCGCCGCAATCTTGGTATCTCCGATACCGATTTCTTCGGGCTCGATGTTACGCAAGATATTTCTATCAGGACTACGATAGGCGCGCTGCCAGACTCGTTGAAGAGTATCGACGTATATGGGGAGTATCTTCGCGGATTCGATACTGGCACCGGCGCGCTCGAAGATGAGCCGCGCAACGGCCTGGAAAGCGTCGTCACGCTTCAACTTACAGTGAAGGCAGACCTGGAACCTGTATGGTCACTCTATTCGACGCGTATGGCGACTATTGAAGCACGACGAGAAGGCCTCGCCTTGGTTACCGGCACTCCGTGTTGAAGCTTGACCATCGCCGGTAATCGCACCCCCGTCGTCTCTACCGACGACAGGCAGCAGACCCGGTCCGTCAGGCTAGAACTCATCCGGCATATTGGCGTTCTTCGGCATGTCCTCCAGTCCAAGCAGGACGCGCAGCAATCTCAACCTGAATGTATTGCCTGCCAGCTTCGGGCGCACACGCTCCCGAAATTGCTCCAGATGGCGCCCGTCAAGGCGCAACCTGCCCGTATACAGCGCGAGCGCGAACTCGCCAGCCGCTTCGCCTTGTCTTCGCCCGTGTTGCTCGAGGACATTCGTCAGGAAGTCCAGCATGAACTGGCTAGAGTTACGCTCCCGCGAATAATCCAACTCGCCGACGCGAGCACATCGAAGCAGTGCCGCCTGGACGGCACCATCGTTGTACCGAGTGAAGTTCTCCGGATGTAAAATCACCTGCTGAAATGCATCCGTGGAGAGGCGGTGTGCTTCATCATCGAACTTCCCCTCTCTGGCGTTCTGGAGCAGCGCTCCAACCGTCGCGAGGACACCAGCACTCGTCTCATCGACCTCCTTGTAGAATGGTGTCCAGTACGCAAAATCCGCCCGAAGCTTCAGACGTTCAGTGAGGTCGTCGTCGGACGCGATGAACGTGTATCCTGCCAGGCCACCCTCGGAACCGTGAAGGTTACCTATCCTGTTTTGAAATGAAGCTCCAAACTCCAACTGCACATTCCTAAACACGTCCGCCTCAGCCTCGAAAGTCTCAGAAATCCCCGGCCCAATCGCGATGCCCATGAAGCGTTCCACATTGATGGCGGCATTGGTCGCAGAGTGCTTGAGATTGGGAGCAAGCGCATCCACTTGCGTGGCTGTCTCGGCAATCTGAGCGCCGATGAGATATGTCCTCGCGCCGTAGTGGATGTCCCGTAAATCGCGACTGATTGAGAGAAGCTTGGTACCGCGCCCAACCACAGCAGCTACGATGAGCATTGCCCCAAGGCAGTCCGGCGTCTTTGTCTGCGCTTCGATTTCGACATCCGACACCAAATGCAGTGGCTCTGCCCGATTCATGACCTCCTGCAAACGCTTCGCACAAAGCTTTGCGATTTCGTGCGAGGCAGCATCGCTCTGGTAGACAATTGTTTTGACCGACGCCGGTGTCTTCTGGCACAGAACTTTGTCCGCAAACTTTCCAAACTCGTCGTTTTCCAATAGCCCACGACCGTCAAGAAAGATGGGCCGGACCTTCGCCGTAGGTACACTTCCTCGCGCCTGAACCGCAAGCCGGCCGGTCTTCGCAAACGCTTTGCTGAAATGTGCGACCGACTCGACACGGTGTTTAGCCTTCTTCAAGAGCACCGACTTTGGGAGGAGGTCCTCCGGCGCAAATCGCTCGCCAACGATTGATAGGTCCTTCAGCTGTCCGTAGCGCTGTTGCCGGCCATCGTCGATACCGTCGGGCGTTTCCAGCGCGTAAAGGGCATCTTCATGATGCTCTGCGCAATCTAACGTTAGAAGCGTGACGACTTCGTCGGGATGACAACGCGTCTTCTTTTTCCACTCCTGCTCAAGATTCATCGACGACGAAGCTGAAATCAATGTGAACGACGTCCCGTACAAGGGGGCATCAATTTCAGTGAGGCCATCGTGCGAATGGAAGCTTACGACGCGCGGGCGTGGAAGCTCGTAGAGTGAGCAATAGATTTCTCGAAGCGCATAGGCAACGGACGCAATGGCCATCGTGTCCACGAATATAACGTCTAGCTGTGCGCCAATCGCCAACGCTCGCTTCTTCAACTTCTCCAGCAATGCGAAGGCGAGGAACTGCGCACTCTCGACCTCCGTCAGAGCCTCCTCGGCTCGCAGGAAGTGAGTCGACCGCTTTTGCGATGGTTTGACGAATGTGAACCCAGGAGGCGCCACCACGAACACACGCCGAGCATCGAAGAGCTTCTTTAGCCCCGCGTTTCGAATCGCTGTTGACTGGTTTTGCAGGATGCCCTCAAGTTTCCCGACCGGATTCCGCAGTTGACTATGTAGGCGGATAGCTCCATCGCGCTTAAATGAACAAACGCATATGCAGACTTTGGTTGATGCACGGTTCGCCGCTTGCGTCAGAAGCCGCTCCGCAAAAGCCTCGACGATTGGGTCAGCATCAGCCGTTTCGCATATGATTGCGACCACGTCAGGCGGATTTACACCTTGCAGCCCAGCCTCGATTGCATCAGCGAGGTTCGCCTCATTGAGTTTCCCAGGCGGCTTAAAGAGGAGGTGAAAATTTCTTGCTGGGCCGCCATCCGCAAACGTCCAATCGAATGCGAAATACCCCTTCATAGCAGCACCTTTGAGAGCGGCACCACAATCGAGTAACATGCGCCAGCCGTCATTGGTAACTCTGGCTGCTCTTTGAGCCAGTGGGTTGGCGTGAACAATGCCTCTGTCTTTGGAGCGGAGAAGTCTTGTACGAGGCAAACTCGACCGGTCCGCAATCGAAGGTATGCATTAAGCCGTTGCAGCGTCTGGAGCACGTACGACAGTCCTCCGCCGCTGCCTGCTGTTGTCTTGGTCGACGCATGAAGCTCAAAGCACTTCTGGACGAGGGCTACCTCGTCAGCAATCGACAAGCGCTCCATTTTGTCGCCCGAGTGACCGTGACGCGAAAGCCAACGACGCGCGAGCCCGGGACCAGTGTCAAGCACAGTGAGCTCGAGCAGAGCCGATTGTCGGTTTTGCCAGCGTTCGTCAGAACCCGTCGACGCCCGTCGGTTGGCGATGTTGTGCAATAGGTAAAACGAAAGTCTGGGGTCGCCCTCGCCCAGATGAGTAGCAGCAGTTTTCGCGTCGTAAGTGATGAACTTCGCCATAACCGCGCGGAGATTCTTCGGGTACGCTCGTCCATCCTCATCAGTCGTAGCGTGCTCGTCCGTATTTTTAAAGAGTTCATAGACGAGCGTTCCGAGCCAGATACGCCTTGTCTCGGACATCTGTTGCTCCGCCGATGGGGCGCACGCCGCAATAATGCGAGAAGTGAGCGTAACGAACTCGTCTCGTGAGCGTACGGCGCCGACCTCAGCTCGTGAGTACAAGGGAATCAGAAACTCGTTCTTTGCACGTGAGAAGCAACCGAGAAATACCCCTCGCCCGTGCATTGTTTCTCTGAAGCTGCTCGACTGCATGGCTTCAATCCGCGTGACCGCGTTAACAAGCGCGGCCCGCGTCGACATCGGTTCTCCTTCTGCCGTCTGGATAGCATCCGCGAAATACGCTGCCGCTATGCCATGCGGCTCCCTGGACAGGGCCTCTGCGGCTTCGTCGGCATGTCTGCTGTACAAGCGAAGTGTAGGTCGTGCGACGTTTCGCGACCATTCTGCGGTCAGCTGTATTAGAGAGCTGGGAACTCCTGCGCCACCACCGAATTTCAGTGTCGTAGGTAGACGCAGTGCCTGCTCGACCTGAAACTCGGAATAGGCCGCCTCTATCTCTTTGAGGCTGACGGCTTGAGAAAAGGAAATCATGAACTCTCGATTCGCAAATCCGCTTTCTGCTAACAGCGTACGCGTGGGGTGGCGAACTTCGGCCCAGAAAGTCGGGATGATGCTCGTCGCTCCACCCGTCAGGTTAAGTCGGCCGCTTAAGGGACTTCTCAATCAATTCGGTTTGGTCAGAGTGTCGCAGAGTACGCAGGTGAAGTACCGACTAGTTTGCTGCTACGTCACCGGTCTGCGCAATCTGCGTAAGCGCCGTCTTCTGGTCGGCATACCACCGGACAAGGCAGTCGCGGTCATGGCAGTTCTGTTCGCGGAAGTTCCACTCTCTTCGGGTACGCTCTCGCAATGCCGTCTGGTCTGCGACGGCAGCTTTAGCTCTGGCAAGAATAGCTGACAGTTCCACGTCATCTGCCGCAAGTTCAGGGTCGTGACAGATGAGCTTTTCGGAGTCGGAACGTGCCTTCGAGCAGTCGAAGCTCGTTTGAAGCGTTGTGTCCGTCGTTGGCTCTAATGCCGACGTTGGCGATGCTTCTGTCGTCATGTTATTGGACTTCGCCCAATCCGCTAGGGGCGTCGAACCTATCGGCATATCGCTCCAGGCGAAACCGTTCGCCATGGCGTCGCCAGACGCATTGTCGACCGTATCCTTATAAATCACGTCACCCTTGCCTGTAGCCTCATTGATGGCAAATGCCGCGATATCCGAGCCGCAAAGATGAGCCTTGCAACCGGCACCG
Above is a genomic segment from Paraburkholderia phenazinium containing:
- a CDS encoding DEAD/DEAH box helicase → MQISGEQWNQISSLRGSDLKGVVFEILRGAASAIQREESDDPSTLDIVPRLAKLIEDREELASYREPFSALARASGLWNYIDKAVASEPDLLLAESVTVPELDGITLHREQVDALNELLAGRNLILSAPTSFGKSLLIDALLASGRYTRVAIVLPTIALLDEFRRRLRRRFETRFSVVMHPSEEASGDIPTIFLGTQERLIHRTDLGKLDLTVVDEFYKLDPGRKDDRSITLNAAVYKLLKRSRQFFFLGPNIDGVRFAEGAKWKFEFLKTKFSTVAVDTYDLRKIADKEERLLEEIGDDSNWPALVFVSSPDRANKIASKAAEGMAVSDYADAFAQWLSDNVGANWSLIETVRFGFGVHHGRLPRAIASQMVRLFNKGTLPVLFCTSTLIEGVNTAAKTVLIYDKNINKAPYDFFTYSNIRGRAGRLGQHHVGKVFLFNEAPARQEMEVSPTLFADEEDVPLDYVVQLDEPPTQTTADSRIVAVRDSLALDWPDLRLAASLGLDAAQRLKTKVQSALDGGAAIVWTGVPRYPEIKAVVEVICAVRPASEFGAYTAKSLTYFIGGLRKSKGMKTFLNEYDAKYTGSAESYDSVFRFLRACEYGLPQWFSLVDAFVKSAGFHADYSLFVQALSRWFLAEELKNLDEEGIPIQISERFHVGESKAALTDRLAGLAMSGSAELTPFERDWIVSALDLKESDQ
- a CDS encoding ATP-dependent nuclease, which encodes MVRIRKIEIRNFRSIRSLDWNPTDGVNCLIGPGDSGKSTILDAIDFCLGARRNLGISDTDFFGLDVTQDISIRTTIGALPDSLKSIDVYGEYLRGFDTGTGALEDEPRNGLESVVTLQLTVKADLEPVWSLYSTRMATIEARREGLALVTGTPC